In Geopsychrobacter electrodiphilus DSM 16401, a single window of DNA contains:
- a CDS encoding type II toxin-antitoxin system ParD family antitoxin produces the protein MATMNISLPDQMKSWVEECVQSGRYANASDYVRDLIRNDHLKLEQLRQALIEGESSGPSTGLDINAFIADKKKSLSL, from the coding sequence ATGGCAACCATGAATATTTCGTTACCAGATCAGATGAAATCTTGGGTTGAAGAATGCGTGCAGAGCGGGCGCTATGCAAACGCATCAGACTACGTGCGTGATCTGATCAGAAATGACCACCTTAAATTAGAGCAATTGCGCCAAGCTCTGATAGAGGGTGAGAGTTCTGGTCCCTCAACGGGGTTAGATATTAATGCCTTCATTGCCGATAAGAAAAAGTCACTCTCTCTATGA